The proteins below are encoded in one region of Candidatus Thiodiazotropha sp. LNASS1:
- a CDS encoding GumC family protein: MEEEELLGIGDYFAILKRRKMQLIVPAAIIMLLSIGLALGLPSIYRAEATILIEQQEIPSELVRSTVTSYAGERIQVISQRVMTTANLGKIIDEYGLYADEREDTSITLLAEALQEDIELEMISADVVDPRSGRPTTATIAFTLAYSNEVPRITQKVTNELVSLYLGENLRQRTQSAFETSSFLSAEAERLNQEITELEASLADFKEKNVNNLPELQQLNIQLMERNERELSETIQQIRSLEERKIYLQSELMQMSPTTDLYNSSGNRVVGTEDRLRALQTEYLALATRYTDDHPTLIKMKDEIEVLEKELDTNLEEKKKKAQSDNPAYLQLSTQLKAAVGELASLNTMREEIKGKIKDFEERLMQSPQVEREYRNLTRDYENALLKYQEVKAKQLEAQLAESLERERKGERFSLIEPPQLPEKPDKPNRMAILFLGFVFSFAGGFGNVVVRESMDQSVYGSKGVAAITHAPPLAVIPYIECSEDQRQHTTNGAIAIFGLIAAMAITVVSVHLFYKPLDVIWYIVLRKLGIELGV, translated from the coding sequence ATGGAAGAGGAAGAGTTACTGGGGATTGGCGACTATTTCGCCATCCTTAAACGACGAAAAATGCAGCTGATCGTACCGGCAGCAATCATAATGCTATTGAGCATAGGCTTGGCACTCGGCCTGCCTTCCATCTACCGTGCCGAAGCCACGATCCTGATCGAACAGCAGGAAATACCAAGTGAACTAGTCCGTTCCACCGTAACCTCTTACGCTGGTGAGCGTATCCAGGTTATCAGCCAACGGGTAATGACCACTGCGAATCTTGGTAAGATCATCGATGAATACGGGCTCTATGCAGACGAAAGGGAAGACACCAGTATCACGTTGTTGGCAGAGGCGTTGCAGGAAGATATAGAACTCGAAATGATCAGCGCCGATGTGGTTGACCCGCGAAGCGGCCGACCCACCACCGCGACTATCGCATTCACACTCGCATACAGCAATGAGGTACCGCGGATTACGCAAAAGGTTACTAACGAACTCGTCTCGCTCTACCTCGGTGAAAATCTCAGGCAACGTACACAGTCTGCTTTTGAAACCTCAAGTTTTCTAAGCGCAGAAGCCGAACGGCTCAACCAGGAAATTACCGAACTGGAGGCATCTCTTGCAGACTTTAAAGAGAAAAACGTCAACAATTTACCGGAACTCCAGCAGCTCAATATCCAACTCATGGAGCGCAATGAGCGGGAGTTGTCAGAAACCATTCAACAGATTCGAAGCCTTGAAGAACGAAAAATCTATCTTCAATCCGAATTGATGCAGATGAGTCCCACAACTGACCTCTACAACTCTAGCGGTAACAGGGTCGTGGGAACGGAAGATCGTCTACGAGCTCTACAGACAGAATATCTGGCACTTGCGACACGCTATACTGATGATCACCCCACCTTGATCAAAATGAAAGATGAAATCGAGGTGCTTGAAAAAGAACTCGATACCAATCTGGAAGAAAAGAAAAAGAAAGCACAATCTGACAACCCTGCGTATCTGCAGTTGTCAACACAGCTTAAAGCAGCGGTGGGTGAGTTAGCTTCCCTCAATACGATGAGAGAGGAAATCAAAGGTAAGATCAAAGATTTTGAAGAGCGACTGATGCAAAGCCCGCAGGTGGAGCGGGAGTACCGTAATCTGACACGTGACTATGAGAATGCCCTGTTAAAGTACCAAGAGGTTAAAGCTAAACAACTTGAGGCACAATTGGCAGAGTCGCTGGAACGTGAGCGAAAAGGCGAGCGCTTCTCCCTCATTGAGCCACCCCAGTTGCCAGAGAAACCGGATAAACCCAATCGTATGGCGATTCTCTTTCTGGGTTTTGTTTTCAGCTTTGCCGGTGGCTTCGGCAATGTAGTCGTCAGAGAGAGTATGGATCAGAGTGTGTACGGAAGCAAAGGCGTCGCGGCCATTACCCATGCACCTCCCTTGGCTGTCATTCCTTATATTGAATGCAGTGAGGACCAGCGGCAGCATACAACAAATGGCGCGATAGCAATTTTTGGTTTAATCGCAGCGATGGCTATAACGGTGGTCTCTGTTCACTTGTTCTATAAACCCTTGGATGTCATCTGGTACATCGTACTGCGAAAACTGGGCATAGAGCTGGGTGTATGA
- a CDS encoding sulfotransferase — protein sequence MSITLATIIYDDRSGSTYLSSLLNEMPCITVTLESSILTILACHGNDLRSREEVLRFLGILKEEQKFKNWQFNEIMQVNLLNSLSYPLSATNLLHQLLTIIFPDSTNCTNIVFIIKQVQIEYIDLIIDVVPGLKFILLYRDGRGVFASKKRSRHSIYGVPMAINPVSAAQKWRNILGAKSYIKDQNNILEVKYEELLVTKDKVIGNISEFLFNETRVISHQDNYSADLDDNPSNNRYAQAIPASQRHLHKNVGKVANKDRAEAWKNELSSIEIWLYERTVSSLLKDHEYLLCNETAPKKIHLFIFFTHVKLREVTYSIRRNIILIKSMMRSPNTVIAKLLHKLQK from the coding sequence ATGAGCATTACCCTAGCGACTATCATATACGATGATAGATCAGGTTCAACTTATCTTTCATCGCTTTTGAATGAAATGCCATGTATTACCGTTACACTAGAAAGTAGTATCCTTACTATTCTAGCATGCCATGGTAATGATCTACGATCTAGAGAAGAAGTTCTCAGATTTCTCGGAATATTAAAAGAGGAGCAGAAGTTTAAGAACTGGCAATTTAACGAAATCATGCAAGTCAATCTTTTGAATTCCCTGAGTTATCCACTGAGTGCAACTAACCTTTTGCATCAATTACTTACTATCATATTTCCAGATAGTACAAATTGTACGAATATCGTATTTATAATTAAGCAAGTACAAATTGAATATATTGATCTAATAATAGATGTTGTACCGGGACTAAAATTTATATTGTTATATCGTGATGGTCGTGGAGTATTTGCATCAAAAAAGAGATCAAGACACTCTATATATGGTGTGCCGATGGCTATCAATCCTGTATCAGCCGCACAAAAATGGAGAAATATCTTAGGAGCAAAGAGTTATATTAAAGACCAGAATAATATTCTGGAAGTAAAATATGAGGAACTGCTGGTTACAAAAGATAAAGTAATTGGGAATATTTCTGAATTTCTTTTCAATGAGACACGGGTAATCAGTCATCAAGATAACTATTCGGCGGACTTGGATGATAACCCAAGTAATAATAGATATGCACAAGCAATTCCTGCATCGCAACGCCACCTACATAAGAATGTTGGAAAGGTTGCGAATAAGGATAGAGCAGAGGCATGGAAAAATGAATTGTCAAGTATAGAGATATGGTTGTATGAGAGAACAGTATCATCCTTACTAAAAGACCATGAGTACTTACTGTGTAACGAAACAGCACCAAAGAAAATTCATCTTTTTATCTTCTTTACGCATGTAAAACTAAGGGAAGTTACATACAGTATAAGGAGAAATATTATTTTGATAAAATCTATGATGAGATCACCAAATACTGTTATTGCAAAACTTTTACATAAACTGCAAAAATAA
- a CDS encoding CpsD/CapB family tyrosine-protein kinase, whose amino-acid sequence MEKIKQALERARDAHTTTKNDGHRRTLVRQVPEPEVTSKITYIKTKSVEISKDQLREKRVIAGDTNDSISDQYKVLRTHVLQRLKANQWNSLAVTSPNEGCGKTLTSINLAISLAREVNHSVLLVDMDLRRPSIHRYFFTDEQPGISEYLTEDLELSEILFNPDLERLVILPGNKPFSNSSEMLSSPKMVQLVEELKNRYPNRIVIFDMPPLLSCDDMIAFSPYIDAIMLVVEEGGTRKDELKRAYELIENTRVIGTVLNKSKDKSSSYGYY is encoded by the coding sequence ATGGAAAAAATAAAACAAGCACTAGAGCGCGCCCGTGATGCTCATACAACAACAAAAAATGATGGCCATCGTCGTACACTAGTACGTCAAGTACCGGAGCCGGAAGTCACATCGAAGATAACCTATATCAAAACCAAATCAGTTGAAATATCAAAAGATCAGTTAAGAGAAAAGCGGGTCATCGCAGGTGATACCAATGATTCAATATCAGATCAATATAAGGTGCTTCGCACCCATGTACTCCAGAGACTGAAGGCCAATCAGTGGAATTCTTTGGCTGTGACCAGTCCCAATGAAGGTTGCGGAAAAACCCTTACCTCAATCAATCTTGCCATCAGCCTGGCCAGGGAAGTCAATCATTCGGTGCTACTGGTAGATATGGATCTTAGGCGCCCCAGCATTCATCGTTACTTCTTCACGGATGAACAACCAGGGATCAGTGAGTACCTGACTGAAGACTTAGAGCTGAGTGAGATTCTTTTCAATCCAGATTTAGAGCGGTTAGTCATTCTGCCGGGTAACAAGCCTTTTTCAAATTCCTCGGAAATGCTCTCATCACCAAAGATGGTGCAACTGGTTGAAGAGCTAAAAAATCGATATCCGAATCGTATCGTTATCTTTGATATGCCACCATTACTCTCTTGTGACGATATGATTGCATTCTCACCCTATATCGATGCAATTATGTTGGTTGTAGAAGAGGGTGGTACGCGTAAGGATGAACTTAAGCGGGCTTATGAATTAATCGAAAATACTCGTGTTATCGGTACTGTACTGAATAAATCTAAAGATAAAAGCTCATCCTACGGTTACTATTAG
- a CDS encoding oligosaccharide flippase family protein: MPKSLTKIVFTGAVWALSIKMIGVLSSLSINVILARILSTDEMGAYFILTSLVLFGSLLARYGIKQVVVKIVAESLADNRPGSAADAIWKMLFIITIGVMVVCSMYYLVIGRLMVIDVFDIQILENIIGVSAIWILILAYQTPLAEVFRGVHDIRLASLFDGVLFSFMLALLLLGIWMLDLNLTFFQLIDTSVFLAGFSLFITIVILARRRVMFVGQGKTSLRNIIEISSPLFITNVINQILTNFSLWVAAIFLVTADVALYGAAWKLVMLVTFPLMIVNMTVQPVISELYTTGRYYHLQAVLQGMATLAFIPSLLILIVFIIWSGGVLNIVYGPDYVNAALALGILSFGQLFNAWTGSCGIVLAFTGHHDNLMKITITTGVLSMLLAVLLANQWGLTGIALAVSIGRIIHNGYAWIAVRKYTGLWTHASFNPIFIGDAIRRVLRGDIHT, translated from the coding sequence ATGCCGAAAAGCTTAACAAAAATAGTATTTACAGGAGCAGTGTGGGCGCTAAGTATAAAGATGATAGGTGTTTTAAGCTCACTTTCAATTAATGTAATACTTGCGCGCATATTATCAACTGATGAGATGGGTGCTTATTTTATATTGACGAGCCTTGTATTATTTGGCTCGTTATTGGCACGCTATGGAATTAAGCAAGTTGTGGTAAAAATCGTTGCAGAATCACTTGCGGATAATAGGCCTGGCAGTGCTGCTGATGCAATATGGAAAATGCTGTTTATAATCACTATAGGTGTGATGGTGGTTTGCAGTATGTATTATCTAGTGATTGGGAGATTGATGGTTATAGATGTATTTGATATCCAGATTTTAGAAAATATTATAGGTGTTAGCGCGATCTGGATATTGATACTTGCTTACCAGACTCCATTAGCAGAGGTATTTAGGGGGGTGCATGATATCAGGTTAGCATCATTGTTTGATGGTGTGTTATTCAGTTTTATGCTAGCGCTACTTCTGTTGGGAATATGGATGCTAGATTTGAACCTAACGTTTTTTCAATTGATAGATACATCCGTGTTCCTGGCTGGTTTCAGTCTTTTTATTACAATCGTTATCCTTGCTCGTAGAAGAGTGATGTTTGTTGGACAAGGAAAAACAAGCTTAAGAAATATAATAGAGATATCTAGCCCTTTATTTATAACAAATGTTATCAATCAGATATTAACTAATTTTAGTTTATGGGTCGCCGCAATATTCCTGGTTACTGCAGATGTTGCATTATATGGAGCAGCATGGAAATTAGTGATGTTGGTAACATTTCCTTTAATGATTGTAAATATGACTGTACAGCCGGTAATCTCTGAATTATATACAACTGGAAGGTATTACCATCTTCAAGCAGTTTTGCAAGGTATGGCTACTTTAGCATTTATACCATCGCTCCTGATACTTATTGTTTTTATAATTTGGAGTGGGGGAGTCCTTAATATTGTATATGGCCCAGACTACGTGAACGCAGCATTGGCTTTAGGTATCCTAAGTTTTGGCCAATTATTTAACGCATGGACTGGTTCATGCGGGATCGTTTTGGCCTTTACTGGGCATCATGATAATTTAATGAAAATAACAATAACTACAGGTGTATTATCCATGCTACTGGCTGTTCTGCTTGCCAATCAATGGGGATTAACAGGGATCGCGCTGGCTGTATCAATAGGTCGGATAATACACAATGGATATGCATGGATAGCAGTAAGAAAATATACTGGACTATGGACACATGCCTCATTTAATCCAATATTTATAGGTGATGCAATCAGAAGAGTATTGAGAGGTGATATCCATACTTAA